A section of the Primulina eburnea isolate SZY01 chromosome 1, ASM2296580v1, whole genome shotgun sequence genome encodes:
- the LOC140832473 gene encoding uncharacterized protein isoform X2, translated as MAGSASTLSAFCFAQLSPTLGAFKNKQLGFQSLEKSFSFTCFFSKKKRMGFMDQILDYIEGGPKLRKWYGAPDLMSKDENALEEDTPEEEEIRDAVLVTDGDNEIGQMVILSLIVKRVRVKTLVKDKRVSMEAFGTYVEPMAGDAKDKTFLKKALRGVRALICPNEGFLCNIESWKGVEHVILLSQLPLYRDTTGILAAMNSNAKKLAEQDESVAKACGVPYTIIRTGALKNTPGGKQGFSFEECRKRIPEQRRCRIHMCRSPR; from the exons ATGGCTGGTTCTGCTTCCACTCTCTCCGCCTTCTGCTTCGCTCAACTATCTCCGACCCTTGGCGCTTTCAAGAACAAACAGCTCGGTTTTCAATCACTGGAAAAGAGCTTTTCATTCACTTGTTTTTTTTCCAAGAAGAAACGGATGGGTTTCATGGACCAAATTCTTGATTATATTGAAG GGGGTCCAAAGTTGAGAAAATGGTATGGGGCGCCTGATCTCATGTCAAAGGATGAAAATGCATTAGAAGAAGATACCCCAG AAGAAGAGGAAATCAGAGATGCTGTATTAGTAACTGATGGAGACAATGAGATTGGTCAG ATGGTCATACTGTCACTCATAGTCAAAAGAGTTCGAGTAAAAACTCTAGTGAAGGATAAGCGAGTTTCCATGGAAGCATTTGGCACTTACGTTGAG CCCATGGCTGGAGATGCAAAGGACAAGACATTTCTGAAAAAAGCTCTAAGAGGTGTTCGTGCATTGATATGTCCGAAT GAAGGATTCTTATGTAACATAGAGAGCTGGAAAGGTGTAGAGCATGTGATATTGTTATCTCAG TTGCCTCTCTATAGGGATACGACTGGAATTCTAGCAGCCATGAATAGCAATGCAAAAAAACTAGCTGAGCAAGATGAAAGTGTTGCAAAGGCATGTGGAGTCCCCTACACAATAATCAGAACTGGTGCCCTAAAGAATACTCCTGGAGGGAAGCAAGGTTTCAGCTTTGAAGAG TGCAGAAAAAGGATCCCTGAGCAAAGAAGATGCCGCATTCATATGTGTAGAAGCCCTCGATAA
- the LOC140832473 gene encoding uncharacterized protein isoform X1 produces MAGSASTLSAFCFAQLSPTLGAFKNKQLGFQSLEKSFSFTCFFSKKKRMGFMDQILDYIEGGPKLRKWYGAPDLMSKDENALEEDTPEEEEIRDAVLVTDGDNEIGQMVILSLIVKRVRVKTLVKDKRVSMEAFGTYVEPMAGDAKDKTFLKKALRGVRALICPNEGFLCNIESWKGVEHVILLSQLPLYRDTTGILAAMNSNAKKLAEQDESVAKACGVPYTIIRTGALKNTPGGKQGFSFEEGSAEKGSLSKEDAAFICVEALDNVPQKGLIFEVVNGTESVSSWKNCFATLMNKSQE; encoded by the exons ATGGCTGGTTCTGCTTCCACTCTCTCCGCCTTCTGCTTCGCTCAACTATCTCCGACCCTTGGCGCTTTCAAGAACAAACAGCTCGGTTTTCAATCACTGGAAAAGAGCTTTTCATTCACTTGTTTTTTTTCCAAGAAGAAACGGATGGGTTTCATGGACCAAATTCTTGATTATATTGAAG GGGGTCCAAAGTTGAGAAAATGGTATGGGGCGCCTGATCTCATGTCAAAGGATGAAAATGCATTAGAAGAAGATACCCCAG AAGAAGAGGAAATCAGAGATGCTGTATTAGTAACTGATGGAGACAATGAGATTGGTCAG ATGGTCATACTGTCACTCATAGTCAAAAGAGTTCGAGTAAAAACTCTAGTGAAGGATAAGCGAGTTTCCATGGAAGCATTTGGCACTTACGTTGAG CCCATGGCTGGAGATGCAAAGGACAAGACATTTCTGAAAAAAGCTCTAAGAGGTGTTCGTGCATTGATATGTCCGAAT GAAGGATTCTTATGTAACATAGAGAGCTGGAAAGGTGTAGAGCATGTGATATTGTTATCTCAG TTGCCTCTCTATAGGGATACGACTGGAATTCTAGCAGCCATGAATAGCAATGCAAAAAAACTAGCTGAGCAAGATGAAAGTGTTGCAAAGGCATGTGGAGTCCCCTACACAATAATCAGAACTGGTGCCCTAAAGAATACTCCTGGAGGGAAGCAAGGTTTCAGCTTTGAAGAG GGCAGTGCAGAAAAAGGATCCCTGAGCAAAGAAGATGCCGCATTCATATGTGTAGAAGCCCTCGATAATGTCCCACAAAAAGGATTGATTTTTGAg GTGGTTAATGGCACAGAGAGCGTTTC